TAGCAACATGGAAGATGCTTCAGACTCGAATCTTTTGGAGTAACACGAAGAAAAGCCACAAGTCAAGGAACATAATAGTTTTCTCCAAAACCGGGTTCCTTTATGTTTCTCAGGTATCTTGTGAGCAGCTAGTGCTAACAGGGAAACCCGAATCGCAGCAGGTGCAAACCAACCACTCACCTGAACCATTCTCGTTGCTAAACTCCTTGGGCCATCCGCATGATCAAATATCGAAAAACATACCTCGAAGAGTTGCAGGAGGAATGTGTTTTTCCTCAATGAATGAGTTTCCCTACCACTCCATGAGAAGTCTCTCGAGGGCAGCCGGTTGATGGTATCCAGTAGCCGGCTCGGATTTATAGGTAGCTCGGATAAGATTGCGCCTACAATCGCTAGGCCCAAAGTTAGCCTTCCGACTTTCTCCTCAATGACTCTGAGAACATCGATCTCTGCAATAGGGTAGTCTTTTACACTTCCCTGCATTAATGACATTGCCTCTACTCCAGACAAGTACGAGAGTTTTAAAGGTTCTAAATTTATCACACGGGGAAGGCGAGTTGATATTAGAATGTGAGTCTCTCCGCCAAAACGAGGAAGAAGATCCATTACAAACTTTTGATCCCACCAATCCTTTTCACTCTCCAAATTATCAATCACCAACAGAAAAGGTATGTTTCTCATTAGCTCTTTTCGGACTCGAGAAATGGCCGCCTCCTCTTGCTCCTCGAAGCTTTTCATTCGCCTTTTGTCTATGCAGTTTTCAACCCCGACATCGACGTCCAAAAACGACCAGAGATTTAGATAATTCTGCCTAATGTACCTGCTTTCCCCACCTATCCATAGAACCATCTTATACCTCTGGTGATATCTGTAGGCAAACTCGAGAAGAAGCTCAGTCTTCCCTATTCCGGAGTCCCCCGTTACACAGGCAATACCCTTTCCATATATGAATTTCGCTGGTCTCTTTCTTCGTGAATTCCGTCCACTGCTTCTTGGTCTTTGATAGCGCTGCCTTTCGGTGCTTTGCATCTCAATCTCCTTTTCCGACTCCTTCCAAATGACTGGTTCTTTACCCTTTCGACTACCATTCTCCCAATTGCATTCCCTACGTCTTTCCTCCAATGATCTGCTCTTACTCCACCCGATTGTCAAATGCTTTCTCTTTGATCTAGCCTTAAGTTCGAAATAATCTCTTTCGGATTCTCCTGAAATGTCACCAAAAAGTATAAATTCTAGCTCAGACAATTCTTTCTTCCTGCCGATGAAGTTTTCATTTCGAGGAAACGGGAATTCCTCTTTGTCTACTTTTTCTCTCCACTTCGTTAACCGATCTACAACACTTCGTCTTCCTAACCGCATTGCCAAATGGGTTACAGCTCGTAATATGCAGTCTCTCCAACAACCCTCCAGAGCTTCCAGTTTCCATGCATCGGCTTGAACAAGGCCATTAACGGCTTCCTTCCACTCCTTCTCCAATCCTCCATACGAAATCCATAACTCACCCCCATGTTTTTCCCATAGCTCTCCCCTCTTCTCAACTATATCCCGGACAAGACAATCACCGATATTCAAATCAAAATAGATCGGAACCAAGTTTTTCTTGCTCGAAAAAAATCTAAGCTCCTCAATAGTATATGGATTCCTGAATGACTTCTTTGTTAGAATCAAAACACCAAAGGAAGAAACATCCATTGCCCTTTCTATACGTCCATGCTTACGCGAGTTCCTAAAACGAGCTCCATCGGATACAAAGCAACTCAACCCTTGAACTTCCAATTCAGCACGGAGCCAATTCGTGAACCTCAGCAAGGAAGGTTTCCGACCATGTAACCCGATGTAAACATCGTAACTGCTTTGCTGATAAGACGATAATGATATCGGAACAGGGGAAAACATCATATCATGGCTTCTTATATGCCTTCTGTGTTTCTCTATAATACCAGAAAAACCATTGTCATGCAAATGGCCATAAGTGCATGATGAGTGGTCGAATTTCGGGAAATCACTTGAAACACAAGCAGCCGGCATTAATGACACGTCCGAAACAGCAAATCCAACATTTGCAAGGCATTTAGGATCTGGAATTCCAGAACTCGAACTTGGAGGATCAGCACTTAAATTAGTACTATCACATTGAACATCAAACCGTGCTGATTCAGACAACTGACAGGTCGATGATCTCGGGGAAAAGAACGGTGACTGATTTGCAGAAAAGAATGCCGACGAAGATGATGACATAGTTCTAGACGTTGTTGTCGGTAGCAACCCCAACCGGCCGCTATCTTCTCCGAGATCCATATTTAAGACACTTCCTCTCTCGAGCCAGATCCCATAAGTGCAATCAATGTATGAGAAGCCAATCTGAAACAAAAAGGGATTGAAATTAAACAATAAGAAAACATGAAAACACCAAAGAAAGACATGTATTTATTTTGTCCGAAACCAAATCCATACCAGCGATGTTTTAGTTTAACAAACATCAATGTCATTATAGTAAACAAAAAACTAACAATTACAGACACCAAATTCATACATTTTCAAAGCAAAACTcagaaataaatatttcaaatcttTGAAACACAAAGAATATGAATCAGACTAACAAATATGGCTTTAAAGAAAGCTAAATTGAAGCATAGATTTATTCAAAGACTCGTCATTTTTCTTGATACATTAGAACATACTCATATCCGATGCTCACAAGTCACAACCGACTAACATAGTtcgaaaaatcaaaaaaatgaaaagagaaacaTGAAAGTAATGAGTAGAGTTTAAGCTCTAGAACATTACAGATCTAAAGAAGCAATTTTCAGATCTGAGGAACTTACTTGGCTTCAAACAATGTCTGCCGAATCGATCAGAAACAAATTTAGCTTCACAAAACTGCAAAACAAAGCAAATAATTagccaaaatatatataaaaaagatgtATTTTTTATGGCAAAATTGATAACATTTTCGAGTTCGACAATGAAATAGACAAAGTTCTACCAAAGCTAAATCGCGCAAAGGAATTAGTTTTAACCATTAAAACTTAGATTTGATAAAAACCCATTCTTAGAAACAGATTAAACAAAGCAAA
The sequence above is drawn from the Gossypium hirsutum isolate 1008001.06 chromosome A05, Gossypium_hirsutum_v2.1, whole genome shotgun sequence genome and encodes:
- the LOC107957411 gene encoding uncharacterized protein, producing the protein MDLGEDSGRLGLLPTTTSRTMSSSSSAFFSANQSPFFSPRSSTCQLSESARFDVQCDSTNLSADPPSSSSGIPDPKCLANVGFAVSDVSLMPAACVSSDFPKFDHSSCTYGHLHDNGFSGIIEKHRRHIRSHDMMFSPVPISLSSYQQSSYDVYIGLHGRKPSLLRFTNWLRAELEVQGLSCFVSDGARFRNSRKHGRIERAMDVSSFGVLILTKKSFRNPYTIEELRFFSSKKNLVPIYFDLNIGDCLVRDIVEKRGELWEKHGGELWISYGGLEKEWKEAVNGLVQADAWKLEALEGCWRDCILRAVTHLAMRLGRRSVVDRLTKWREKVDKEEFPFPRNENFIGRKKELSELEFILFGDISGESERDYFELKARSKRKHLTIGWSKSRSLEERRRECNWENGSRKGKEPVIWKESEKEIEMQSTERQRYQRPRSSGRNSRRKRPAKFIYGKGIACVTGDSGIGKTELLLEFAYRYHQRYKMVLWIGGESRYIRQNYLNLWSFLDVDVGVENCIDKRRMKSFEEQEEAAISRVRKELMRNIPFLLVIDNLESEKDWWDQKFVMDLLPRFGGETHILISTRLPRVINLEPLKLSYLSGVEAMSLMQGSVKDYPIAEIDVLRVIEEKVGRLTLGLAIVGAILSELPINPSRLLDTINRLPSRDFSWSGRETHSLRKNTFLLQLFEVCFSIFDHADGPRSLATRMVQVSGWFAPAAIRVSLLALAAHKIPEKHKGTRFWRKLLCSLTCGFSSCYSKRFESEASSMLLRFNLARSSTKEGYIHFNEVIRMYARRRGVTGVSHAMVQAVVSHASLSHHSEHIWAVCFLLFGFGNDPTVVELRVSELLYIVKEVILPLAIRTFMVFSRCSAALELLRLCTDALEAADQAFVTPVEKWLDKSLCWGPIRTNAQLNPCLWQELALTRATMLETRAKLMLRGGQFDIGDDLIRKAIFIRNSISGEDHPDTVAARETLSKLTRLLANVQAHTSP